The following proteins are encoded in a genomic region of Flavobacteriales bacterium:
- a CDS encoding DNA topoisomerase IV subunit B: protein MAENQYTEDNIRSLDWKEHIRLRPGMYIGKLGDGSSADDGIYILIKEVIDNSIDEYVMGNGKTIEVSIRDKRVTIRDYGRGIPLGKVIDCVSKINTGAKYDSKAFKKSVGLNGVGTKAVNALSSHFKIQCVRDNQTKVAEFESGVIINDSPIESSTNRKGTKVTFTPDHSIFGNYRFLNEYVEKMLWNYCYLNPGLTIIYNGEKFYSENGLKDLLEQNIDSKIVYPVLHLKGEDIEVAMTHSQKAYGEQYYSFVNGQHTTQGGTHQAAFREAVVKTVREFYGKNFDAVDIRQSIVAAVSIKVIEPVFESQTKTKLGSNEIGPGMVTIRTFINDFLKTQLDNYLHKNPETAELFLKKIIEAEKERKALAGVRKLAKERAKKANLHNRKLRDCRVHLNNEKNDRRFETTLFITEGDSASGSITKVRDVITQAVFSLKGKPLNSYGLTKKIVYENEEFNLLQAALNIEDGLEGLRYKNVVIATDADVDGMHIRLLLITFFLQFFPELIREGYLYILETPLYRVRNKKETVYCYSEQERVDAINKLGRNPEVTRFKGLGEISPNEFKHFIGKDMRLEPIIIGKKMSVEDLLSFYMGKNTPERQEFIIENLRVEKDISNEE from the coding sequence ATGGCAGAAAATCAATATACAGAAGACAATATCCGTTCGTTAGATTGGAAAGAGCATATTCGCCTTCGTCCTGGTATGTATATTGGTAAGTTAGGTGATGGTTCTTCTGCCGATGATGGTATATACATTCTTATCAAAGAAGTTATTGATAACTCCATTGATGAGTATGTGATGGGTAATGGTAAGACAATAGAAGTATCCATTCGAGACAAGAGGGTTACAATACGAGATTATGGTCGTGGTATTCCTCTTGGAAAAGTTATTGATTGTGTATCTAAAATCAATACTGGTGCCAAATACGATTCTAAAGCGTTTAAAAAATCAGTAGGTCTTAATGGTGTAGGAACAAAAGCAGTTAATGCACTGTCAAGCCATTTTAAAATACAATGTGTTAGAGATAACCAAACCAAAGTAGCAGAATTTGAAAGTGGGGTTATTATTAACGATTCTCCTATTGAATCTAGTACCAACAGAAAAGGTACAAAGGTTACTTTTACACCTGATCATTCTATATTTGGGAATTACCGTTTTCTCAATGAATATGTTGAGAAAATGCTATGGAATTATTGTTACCTAAATCCTGGTTTAACAATTATCTACAATGGTGAAAAATTTTATTCTGAAAACGGTTTAAAAGACTTACTAGAACAGAATATTGATTCTAAAATAGTTTATCCTGTATTACACCTGAAAGGAGAAGACATTGAAGTGGCGATGACTCACTCTCAGAAAGCTTATGGTGAGCAATATTATTCTTTTGTCAACGGTCAGCATACTACTCAAGGAGGAACACATCAAGCAGCTTTTAGAGAAGCAGTAGTTAAAACGGTAAGAGAGTTTTATGGCAAGAATTTTGATGCGGTTGATATTCGACAAAGTATCGTTGCGGCAGTTAGTATAAAAGTAATTGAGCCTGTTTTTGAATCCCAGACCAAAACAAAATTAGGTTCAAATGAGATAGGGCCAGGAATGGTTACTATTCGTACGTTTATCAATGATTTTTTAAAAACACAACTAGATAATTATCTTCATAAAAATCCTGAAACAGCAGAGTTGTTTTTGAAGAAAATTATTGAAGCAGAGAAAGAAAGAAAAGCATTAGCTGGGGTTAGGAAGTTGGCAAAAGAACGAGCTAAAAAAGCTAACCTACACAATAGAAAACTCAGAGATTGTCGTGTTCATCTGAATAATGAAAAAAATGATAGGCGATTTGAAACCACATTATTTATAACTGAGGGTGATTCAGCAAGTGGTTCTATAACCAAAGTCAGAGATGTCATTACTCAAGCTGTATTCAGCTTAAAAGGCAAGCCCTTGAACTCTTATGGTTTGACAAAAAAAATCGTTTATGAAAACGAAGAGTTTAACCTACTTCAAGCAGCATTAAATATAGAAGATGGCTTAGAAGGTTTGCGATATAAAAATGTCGTTATTGCTACTGACGCAGATGTTGATGGTATGCATATTAGATTATTACTTATAACCTTCTTCTTGCAGTTTTTTCCTGAGCTGATAAGAGAAGGCTACTTGTATATCCTCGAAACTCCATTGTATAGAGTCAGAAATAAAAAAGAAACCGTTTATTGTTATTCAGAACAAGAAAGGGTAGATGCTATTAACAAACTTGGTAGAAATCCTGAAGTAACACGATTCAAAGGTTTGGGAGAAATATCACCTAATGAGTTTAAGCATTTCATTGGAAAAGATATGCGTTTAGAACCAATTATTATTGGTAAGAAAATGAGTGTTGAAGATTTGCTTTCATTCTACATGGGCAAAAATACGCCTGAAAGACAAGAATTTATAATAGAAAATCTAAGAGTTGAAAAAGATATTAGTAATGAAGAATAA
- a CDS encoding DNA gyrase/topoisomerase IV subunit A codes for MDNTSEHNDLPQDISHVNGMYKNWFLDYASYVILERSVPLIEDGLKPVQRRILHALKDLDDGRFHKVANVVGHSMKYHPHGDASIYDAMVQIGQKDILLDLQGNWGNTLTGDSAAAARYIEVKLSKFALEVVYNSKITEFTPSYDGRGKEPVALPVKFPLLLAQGVEGIAVGLSTKILPHNFNELIDASIKILKGSKPKIYPDFPNGGMADFSNYNDGLRGGKVRVRAKIEVLDSKTLKISELPHATTTVSLINSILKANDKGKIKIKKIDDNTSEGVEILVYLPAGVSPDKTIDALYSFTDCELAISPLGCVIDSDTPRFMGVSEMLQVSTQNTLELLRKELEINLKELQEKWHFSSLEKIFIENRIYRDIEECETWDAVIKAIDDGLKPHIKHLLREVNKDDIVRLTEIKIKRISKFDSFKADEDILKLEDQIAIIKNHLDNLVDYAIDYFKNLKKKYGEKRGRRTEIKTFDNIIAAKVVAKNQKLYVNKEEGFIGTSMRKDEFAFNCSDIDEIIVFRKDGKVVVTKVDKKTFVGKNIIHLAVFKKKDDRTTYNMIYTNGVTKNSYMKRFHITSSTRDKEYDLTKNGKGEVLYFTSNPNGEAEKVTVHLRALQRLKKLKLDIDFSELAIKGKLSMGNLVCKSPIKKIELKEEGVSTLSARKICFDELINKLNTEERGKYLGEFEADDKILVIQKSGVLQLLNFDLSRHFNDDILLIEKWKPENPLTAVYFDNSKECYYVKRFIPVNSDKSITIISDSKGSFLEIITSHPSPELNISFVKERGKDRKEEHLVLKDFIAVKGEKAQGNKLSSKKIHKLSLIEKEVEQNEEEVVEEINKDKDFVKNDSSDEIKTESESDTKIIIDEDSTDNQFKLEL; via the coding sequence GTGGATAACACCTCTGAACATAACGATTTACCACAAGACATTTCTCATGTAAACGGAATGTATAAGAACTGGTTTTTAGACTATGCTTCTTATGTTATTTTAGAACGTTCAGTTCCATTGATTGAAGATGGTTTAAAGCCTGTACAACGACGTATTCTTCATGCTTTAAAAGATCTAGACGACGGTAGATTCCACAAAGTAGCAAATGTAGTAGGACACTCAATGAAATACCACCCTCATGGAGATGCTTCTATTTATGACGCTATGGTCCAAATAGGTCAAAAAGATATTCTACTTGATTTACAAGGAAACTGGGGAAATACACTTACTGGTGATAGTGCTGCAGCAGCTAGATATATAGAAGTTAAATTATCCAAATTTGCTCTAGAGGTTGTATATAATTCAAAAATTACTGAATTCACTCCATCATACGATGGTAGAGGTAAAGAACCCGTTGCACTACCCGTTAAATTCCCACTACTTCTTGCACAAGGTGTTGAAGGTATTGCTGTCGGTTTATCAACCAAAATTTTACCACATAATTTTAATGAATTAATAGATGCTTCTATTAAAATTTTAAAAGGAAGTAAGCCAAAGATATACCCAGATTTTCCAAATGGAGGAATGGCAGACTTCTCTAATTATAACGATGGTTTAAGAGGAGGGAAGGTAAGAGTTAGAGCTAAAATTGAAGTTCTTGATAGCAAAACTTTAAAGATTAGTGAGCTCCCTCATGCTACAACTACAGTTTCTTTAATTAACTCCATATTAAAAGCCAACGATAAAGGGAAAATTAAAATTAAAAAAATTGACGATAACACTTCAGAGGGAGTTGAGATATTGGTTTATTTACCAGCAGGTGTTTCTCCTGATAAAACTATTGATGCTCTTTATAGTTTCACAGACTGTGAATTAGCAATATCACCATTAGGATGTGTTATCGATAGTGACACCCCACGTTTCATGGGGGTGAGCGAAATGCTTCAAGTTTCTACTCAAAATACTTTAGAGCTTCTAAGGAAAGAGTTAGAAATTAACCTTAAAGAACTTCAAGAGAAGTGGCATTTTTCATCTTTAGAAAAGATATTTATAGAAAACCGTATTTATCGTGATATTGAAGAATGTGAAACTTGGGATGCCGTTATTAAAGCAATTGACGATGGATTAAAACCACACATTAAACATCTTTTAAGAGAGGTTAACAAAGACGATATAGTTAGGCTCACAGAGATAAAAATTAAAAGAATCTCGAAATTTGATAGCTTTAAAGCGGATGAAGATATTCTGAAACTAGAAGATCAAATAGCTATCATAAAAAATCATTTAGATAATCTTGTTGATTATGCTATAGATTATTTTAAAAACCTTAAAAAGAAATACGGTGAAAAAAGAGGTAGAAGAACTGAGATAAAAACATTTGACAACATTATTGCCGCTAAAGTTGTCGCTAAAAATCAAAAGCTTTACGTTAATAAAGAAGAGGGTTTTATAGGAACAAGTATGCGAAAAGATGAATTTGCATTCAACTGTTCTGACATAGATGAAATAATAGTATTCAGAAAAGACGGAAAAGTAGTTGTGACTAAAGTTGATAAAAAGACTTTTGTTGGTAAAAACATTATACATCTAGCTGTATTTAAAAAGAAAGATGATAGGACAACTTATAATATGATTTACACTAATGGAGTAACCAAAAACTCCTATATGAAACGTTTTCATATAACAAGTTCGACAAGAGATAAAGAATACGATCTTACTAAAAATGGAAAAGGAGAAGTTCTTTATTTTACTTCAAATCCAAATGGAGAGGCAGAAAAAGTTACCGTACACTTAAGAGCTTTACAACGTTTGAAAAAGTTAAAATTAGATATAGATTTTTCTGAACTAGCAATCAAAGGCAAATTATCAATGGGTAATTTGGTTTGCAAATCACCCATTAAGAAGATAGAGCTAAAAGAAGAAGGTGTTTCTACCTTATCAGCCAGAAAAATTTGTTTTGATGAGTTAATAAACAAGTTAAATACAGAAGAAAGAGGCAAATACTTAGGGGAATTTGAAGCAGATGATAAGATCCTTGTTATTCAAAAATCAGGGGTTCTTCAATTATTAAACTTTGATTTAAGTAGACATTTTAATGATGACATTCTTCTTATTGAAAAATGGAAGCCAGAAAACCCTTTAACGGCGGTGTATTTTGATAATTCAAAAGAATGTTATTATGTCAAGCGATTTATTCCTGTTAATTCTGATAAGTCCATAACCATAATTAGTGACTCTAAAGGTTCTTTTCTTGAAATAATAACTTCTCACCCTTCGCCAGAATTAAATATTTCCTTTGTCAAGGAAAGAGGAAAAGATAGGAAAGAAGAGCATTTAGTTCTTAAAGATTTTATCGCTGTAAAAGGTGAAAAAGCACAAGGCAATAAACTCAGCTCAAAGAAAATTCACAAACTCAGTTTGATTGAAAAAGAAGTTGAACAGAATGAAGAAGAAGTTGTAGAGGAGATAAATAAAGATAAAGATTTTGTAAAAAATGATTCATCTGACGAAATTAAAACAGAATCTGAATCTGATACAAAAATAATTATTGACGAAGATAGCACTGACAATCAGTTCAAACTCGAATTATAA